The region TTCCTGCTGGGCGACTCGCCGGAGCACGGGGAAGGCCCTGGCGGAATAAGTGTCCCGACAGGGGTGGAATCGGCGGGAGCCGGCAGCGGGGATTTCGTCGATTTGATCGAAGACTGGCTGGATGGCCTGAAACAGGAGTGACGGGATGATCCGGATCGCGGTGATAAACGGGCCCAATCTCAACATGCTGGGCCGCAGGGAAACCGGTATTTACGGAAGCGGCAGCCTGGAGGATATCCAGCAGGCGCTCGTGGACCGGTTCGACGGCCGGGCGGCGCTCAATTTCCACCAGTCCAACTCCGAGGGAGAACTGGTGAGCATGATCCAGGGCCTGGAGGGTGAGGCCGAGGGTATCGTGATCAACGCCGGCGCCTACACTCATACCAGTGTGGCTATCCGCGACGCCCTGCTGGCCGTGGGCCTGCCCTTTGTCGAGGTCCATCTGTCAAACGTGTTCGCCCGCGAGGAGTTCAGGCACAGCAGCCGGCTGGCCGACGTGGCGGTCGGAATTGTCTCGGGATTCGGAGCCGCCAGTTACGCGCTCGGCCTGGAGGGTCTGCTGAGCAGGCTGGCGGAAAAATAATACTTAATCTAATAACTGGATTGGAATTCAGGAGGAATGCAAGTTGGCGAGTACGGCTGATTTCAGGAACGGGATGGTTATCGAAAT is a window of Candidatus Glassbacteria bacterium DNA encoding:
- the aroQ gene encoding type II 3-dehydroquinate dehydratase — its product is MRIAVINGPNLNMLGRRETGIYGSGSLEDIQQALVDRFDGRAALNFHQSNSEGELVSMIQGLEGEAEGIVINAGAYTHTSVAIRDALLAVGLPFVEVHLSNVFAREEFRHSSRLADVAVGIVSGFGAASYALGLEGLLSRLAEK